In Methermicoccus shengliensis DSM 18856, a single genomic region encodes these proteins:
- a CDS encoding CBS domain-containing protein: MWSYEIARIWGIPIRIHVTFLLVLPLFVLVFAVEPTFGFGAFPSKALSYLFGAMAAVMLFVSVLLHELGHSLVAMHYGSRISDITLFLFGGVSQIEEVPKDPEKEARMAFVGPLVSFVLGVLFLMAYAGAKLVFAPADVENSSLSSAFTRLLFLLGYLNVLLGAFNLIPAFPMDGGRILRAYFAKHTSYVEATRRAASVGKLLALLMGIVGFFVNIWLVLIAFFVYIGASEEEAATQLSSMLEDVRVKDVMSEGVVYVSPEATVGQLLDLMFETKHMGYPVSVEGVESGKGVPLSRVVGMVTFNDVRKIPPHDREALLVRDIMTPELITIPKDAHAIEALKSMRKNGIGRLLVVDGDEVVGILSRSDLMRSVDILSLRR, encoded by the coding sequence CTGTTTGTCTTAGTGTTCGCAGTGGAGCCCACGTTTGGCTTTGGGGCGTTTCCCTCCAAAGCCCTGAGCTACCTGTTTGGTGCGATGGCGGCAGTGATGCTGTTCGTCTCGGTGCTGCTGCACGAGCTTGGACACTCCCTTGTGGCAATGCACTATGGCTCCAGGATCTCCGATATCACGCTGTTTCTGTTTGGCGGGGTGTCCCAGATAGAGGAGGTCCCCAAGGACCCAGAAAAAGAAGCGAGAATGGCATTCGTTGGGCCCCTCGTGAGCTTCGTTCTTGGTGTGTTGTTCCTGATGGCGTATGCGGGAGCAAAGCTCGTGTTCGCACCTGCCGATGTCGAGAATAGCTCGCTCTCCTCGGCATTCACGAGGCTGCTGTTCCTGCTCGGATACCTCAACGTGCTGCTCGGGGCGTTCAACCTCATACCTGCCTTTCCCATGGATGGAGGGCGCATCCTCAGGGCATACTTCGCAAAGCACACCTCATACGTGGAGGCCACCAGAAGGGCAGCGAGTGTCGGAAAGCTGCTCGCACTGCTCATGGGCATCGTGGGGTTCTTTGTGAACATATGGCTCGTGCTCATCGCATTCTTCGTGTACATAGGTGCGAGCGAGGAGGAAGCTGCCACCCAGCTCTCGAGCATGCTGGAGGACGTGAGAGTGAAAGATGTCATGAGTGAGGGGGTGGTGTACGTGAGCCCAGAAGCCACGGTGGGCCAGCTGCTAGACCTGATGTTCGAAACAAAGCACATGGGATATCCCGTGAGCGTCGAGGGCGTCGAGAGCGGCAAAGGTGTGCCCCTCTCACGGGTGGTGGGGATGGTAACGTTCAACGATGTGCGCAAGATACCTCCACATGATAGAGAGGCGCTGCTCGTGAGGGACATAATGACGCCAGAGTTGATTACGATACCCAAAGATGCACACGCCATAGAGGCGCTAAAGAGCATGCGAAAAAACGGGATTGGCAGGCTGCTCGTGGTGGACGGCGATGAGGTCGTGGGGATACTATCGAGGAGCGACCTCATGCGCTCTGTGGACATCCTGTCCTTAAGGAGGTAG
- a CDS encoding FumA C-terminus/TtdB family hydratase beta subunit, translating to MHLTTPLGEEVLTLKVGDVVYLNGKVFTARDEAHLAIIEHLREGIELPFEMEGAVIYHCGPLVRPAAGGWRVISAGPTTSERMATLTEPLLKAFDVRALIGKGGMSTASRLLKGRGVYLAFCGGCAALAASHITKAEPHWLEELGMAEAVWELEVSNFGPLLVAVDSHGRDLYARVRERSYRALSTLF from the coding sequence ATGCACCTTACCACCCCCCTCGGTGAGGAGGTGCTCACGCTCAAAGTGGGCGATGTGGTGTACCTGAACGGCAAGGTCTTCACGGCAAGGGACGAGGCGCACCTCGCCATAATTGAACACCTGAGAGAGGGAATAGAGCTGCCCTTTGAGATGGAGGGTGCCGTGATATATCACTGCGGGCCCCTTGTGCGCCCTGCAGCAGGAGGATGGAGGGTAATATCGGCAGGCCCCACCACCAGCGAGCGGATGGCAACGCTCACAGAGCCCCTGCTCAAGGCGTTCGATGTCCGCGCCCTGATAGGAAAGGGGGGGATGAGCACTGCGAGCAGGCTGCTTAAAGGGCGGGGGGTATATCTGGCGTTCTGTGGTGGGTGTGCTGCCCTTGCCGCAAGCCACATCACCAAGGCAGAGCCCCACTGGCTGGAAGAGCTCGGCATGGCGGAGGCAGTGTGGGAGCTTGAGGTCAGCAACTTCGGACCTCTGCTCGTGGCAGTGGACTCGCATGGCAGAGACCTCTATGCACGTGTGAGGGAGCGCTCATATAGGGCACTCTCTACACTCTTCTGA